The Salvia splendens isolate huo1 unplaced genomic scaffold, SspV2 ctg974, whole genome shotgun sequence genome includes the window aattcaaaagaaatgcatctttataatatttttatataaaaattcacCGGAGTTGTAATGACTTCTTATTGACTGTGTTTGCATATGTTGATTGGGTTGGAGACTCTAAAATCATCGGCCAACCTCGAGTTACTTGTTTTGATTCTGGCACAGTTGTAGTTTCATGTTGTTCGAAGAAGCAAGATATTGTAGCTTTTCCTAGTTTTGAATCACTTCATTAGTGACAAAGTTTTGAATCAAGTGAGTATACTTTCACAAAGGCCTTAAGTTCGAGTTTTTCAATTGAGTAGAAGTATTTGGCTAattgtttcttttttacttGAAAATCGataagacataattaaaatgcaGACCTCACCAATAACACAGACAAAATCCAAGATGATGAAAGAACAAATGCTATGAAATTTTCAGATCCCAAAACATATCAACACTTGATTTATTTTCCTCTTTCTCAAAGGGCAAGAAGATTTACTTATTATAATAGAGGGGTGTCATTCCCCCATCCCCATAAAAAGAACTATGTACAAGGGTTAAAACATAGAAAGGAAATTACTCTGTACAAACAAAAAAACCTCATCTTCCATTCACAACTTGGAAATGGTTGTGAAAGTGTGGGCTTTATGGATGAAAACATAGATGAATCAAATATATGGATTAATATGTGAGGTGTAATCACGAATCCCAGCTCCTTCCCACCCCATCCACTCCTCCCAAAGCTCCAAATCTTGTTCTTCACTAACCTGCTCCTCCTCTTCATAATAATACTCCACCCCACTTGATTCTCCCCTCACATTACTCATTACAATCTGCAAAAATCATCATAAATCATGCCAGTCACACACCCAAATCATTCAAGAAACAAAAATGAATTTGCACATCAGAAGAAGAAACGTGTCAGGAAAGAACACCATTTCAAGAAAACATAAACATTGATTGAGAGTGACTCATCAGCTAACTTGGTCCCAGACAAGCAATAATGTATGAAAAAGACACAAACTTTACAAATGTTGGCACCAATTCATGTATACAACTCTCACAAAATAAATCAACACTGCCAAATGTAACTGTCAATACAGCTAAAATGATGCACagagtgtgtttgtgtgtgtggttgCTTACATTGTATGCTTCGTTGATTTGGTGAAATTGGACGCCACAATTGCTTCCTCTGCAGACATCTGGATGATACTGCAATACACCAAAACCAAAACGTCAGTAAACATAACATAAACAAGCACAATCAATTGGAAATTTTAACAAGCATAGATGCAAATCAATTTGGGGAAAAGTCAACAAAGCTAGTAGGAAGGCAAAAGGACTGAAGAAATTCGTTATTTTGGGTGGAATTGAAAACTAATCATGTTTTTAGTGGAAAAATCAGTAATCTCAAGGCTACTATAATGAGCTTCTTCCAAAACAGGGGAAAAAAACTCTGCTTATCCATTCATCCTAGATCCTAGCAAGATTTAAATAAGGAATCCCCAATTGTAATTCAACTAAATATCAGCAATATTCTAACTACAGCAATGCCTAAACAGACTCCAGTTTCAGAAtcccacaaaattaaattttctagAATAAGACTTTTCTATGCAATTGAACAAAAATCTGAGAAATTACCTTAAGAGCAAGCTGCCTAAAGGCCTTCTTAATCTCAGATTCCGACGAACCAGGGCGAATTCGCAGCGTCTGGTACGGATCAGCCACGGTAGAAGACACACACGAAACCCTAAATCCCTTACTACCGCCATTTTTATTCCTCAAACTTCTTCGCGACGAGATATCCTTGAATTGAGCCCAGGAAGACCCGCAACCCACAGCAGCAGCCATTCTTTCAAATTGAATTGAAGAAATTCCAAGCAATTTTATGCCGAGTTCTGTAAATTTCAATAGGGGTCGAAATTAGAGAAAATGGAGATAGAAAACGATGGCTAGATTAAAAAATGGTGTTCGGAAATGAATTATTGGATTGCAACTTGGCAGAGGATAGAAAATGGAATGGTTTGCTGAGCTTCAATGATTTGGGTATATATAGAGATGAGTGAGGGAGGAAGGTGACGTGTGAGCTACAGCAGTCCTTATCCAAAAGGAGTGACGTTTTTGCGGCGTGGACAGCATTGACGATCTTATCCATTCCGAGTCAGATTTAAACACGGAGTCCGTttttgattttggattttggCGACTGCTTCTTCTCGTCAATTTCGGAACTATTCTTCGACAAAAATCtgaaatttttatttggtaTTGTTATTGTTCAAAAATGTCGGAATAGTATACGGGTAAGGGGAATAGCATATACCGGGTAAGGAGAGAAGTATATACTCccctgatggagtacgtactaaacaagcccaacagcagtaaagcccatcagcctaaagcccaagaaagagtatcagttcggcatgactaaagagtatcagagttcagttcggcacaaccaaagagttcggccccagcctacagctcggtaaaagccaaccaatcaaactctgctctcaggtcggcatcaagctctactctcagatcggcaaaagctgctcggccataattcagcagttcggtctcagtattcgaccgaactaggagatagtggactcatgcaggatttccacctccaccacccacgatctatttagtggtgtcaagcagtcattaactcatgcaggatagtggacccatgcaagatcgccacgatctccacgacatccactacctagtaaatggctgcatgccacgatctaggttcaatgtataaatagaacctagatcagatagatagggtaaGTTCAAAAGagactctctcgctctctagagataaaaaatataaaatagcaagtttgtatttgtaagctgtagaaaacagatcaagcaatacaactctgccctcttttcttcccgtggacgtagatttacttcagtaaatcgaaccacgtaaattctctgtgtcgtgatctgtattttcctgcattcatcaccatcagaaattcgccgatccatcactggcgccgtctgtgggaaacagagaaccaaatttgtgataaagcgaatttttgaccctttttccac containing:
- the LOC121791946 gene encoding chaperone protein dnaJ 8, chloroplastic-like, whose translation is MAAAVGCGSSWAQFKDISSRRSLRNKNGGSKGFRVSCVSSTVADPYQTLRIRPGSSESEIKKAFRQLALKYHPDVCRGSNCGVQFHQINEAYNIVMSNVRGESSGVEYYYEEEEQVSEEQDLELWEEWMGWEGAGIRDYTSHINPYI